Proteins from a genomic interval of Chroococcidiopsis thermalis PCC 7203:
- a CDS encoding ABC transporter substrate-binding protein translates to MTKRLVNRLQPSKLIILTLLGFVLSWVVSCGSGNVATQAPQSNSNSQEIEFWTMQLQPEFTDFFNQKIQAFEKENPGMKVNWVDVPWSAMESKILTSVAAKTAPDVVNLNPDFASVLAGRNAWLTLDNKISPEVRSTYLPNIWQASTLDGKSFGIPWYLTTRVTIYNSDLLKQAGVAKPPATYAELAQVAKQVKEKTGKYAFFATFVPEDSSEVLQSFVQMGVTLVDDQGKAAFNTAAGKAAFQYWVDLYKQELLPQESLTQGHRHGIEMYQAGETALLGTGAEFLKTISTNAPEIAKVSAVAPEITGTTGKKNVAVMNLVIPKDSDRPDAAIKFALFVTNSDNQLAFAKAANVLPSTIPALADSYFKSVPTGDKSEMDRARVVSASQLKQAEVLIPAMENINVLKRAIYENLQAAMLGEKTVDVAIADAAKEWDAKAGK, encoded by the coding sequence ATGACCAAAAGACTTGTAAATAGATTACAACCATCGAAGTTAATAATTCTTACCTTATTAGGTTTTGTTCTGAGTTGGGTAGTCAGTTGCGGTAGTGGGAACGTCGCTACTCAAGCACCTCAATCTAACTCTAACAGCCAAGAAATTGAGTTTTGGACGATGCAGTTGCAACCGGAATTCACCGATTTTTTCAACCAGAAGATTCAAGCTTTTGAAAAAGAAAATCCTGGGATGAAAGTCAACTGGGTAGACGTGCCTTGGTCGGCAATGGAGAGCAAAATTTTAACATCTGTCGCAGCAAAAACAGCTCCAGATGTCGTTAACTTAAATCCAGATTTTGCTTCTGTGTTAGCTGGTCGCAATGCTTGGCTGACATTGGATAATAAAATTTCGCCCGAGGTACGTTCCACTTATTTACCTAACATTTGGCAAGCAAGTACGCTCGACGGCAAAAGTTTCGGCATTCCCTGGTATCTCACCACGCGAGTTACGATTTATAACAGCGATTTACTCAAACAAGCAGGTGTTGCCAAGCCGCCAGCAACTTATGCGGAATTAGCGCAGGTGGCGAAGCAAGTTAAAGAAAAGACGGGCAAGTACGCCTTTTTTGCCACGTTTGTCCCAGAAGATTCATCGGAAGTGCTGCAATCTTTTGTTCAGATGGGGGTAACGTTGGTAGATGACCAAGGCAAAGCAGCATTTAATACAGCCGCAGGCAAAGCTGCTTTTCAGTACTGGGTAGATTTGTATAAACAAGAACTCTTACCTCAAGAATCTTTAACCCAAGGGCATCGCCACGGAATTGAGATGTATCAAGCAGGAGAAACAGCTTTATTAGGGACGGGAGCAGAATTTCTCAAAACAATTTCAACTAATGCCCCAGAAATTGCCAAAGTTTCTGCTGTTGCACCAGAAATTACCGGAACCACAGGTAAAAAGAATGTTGCCGTGATGAATTTAGTGATTCCTAAAGATAGCGATCGCCCCGACGCAGCGATAAAATTTGCTTTATTTGTGACCAACAGCGATAATCAACTCGCCTTTGCCAAAGCCGCCAACGTCCTCCCTTCAACAATTCCCGCCTTGGCTGATAGCTATTTCAAATCCGTGCCTACAGGGGATAAATCTGAAATGGATCGGGCGCGGGTGGTGAGTGCTAGCCAGTTAAAACAAGCAGAGGTGCTAATTCCCGCAATGGAGAATATCAACGTCCTCAAACGCGCCATTTACGAAAACCTCCAAGCCGCCATGCTGGGAGAAAAAACAGTCGATGTGGCGATCGCCGATGCTGCGAAAGAATGGGATGCTAAGGCTGGAAAATAA
- a CDS encoding bifunctional folylpolyglutamate synthase/dihydrofolate synthase — MTDKNIDSILKPYQRFGVHLGLERIQKLLANLGNPQQQVPVIHVAGTNGKGSVCAYLSAVLKEAGYRVGRYTSPHLVDWTERICLDEQPIAPETLQQILLQVQQAIPPDEETPTQFEIITAAAWLYFAQVQVDIAVIEVGLGGRLDATNVCDRPLVTVITSISREHWQQLGPTVADIAREKAGILKPNCPAVIGQLPPEAETVVRSRIEELGCPAVFPLPSRQIEPGWAEFRNSEFGIRNSELKMHQQPTTNDIKYPLPLLGDIQLMNSALAIAALRILQQQGWKISAEAIANGMGKAKWLGRLQWTTWQGRKLLIDGAHNPAAAQALRQYVDTLEQPVCWVMGMLSTKDHADILRALLRPKDELHLVPVPDHSTADPETLAKLARECPQLATCHTYSDLFAGLEAATKSSNLMILCGSLYLVGYFLRIAG; from the coding sequence ATGACCGACAAAAACATTGACTCTATCCTGAAACCATATCAGCGCTTCGGCGTACATCTTGGTTTAGAACGAATTCAAAAACTGCTGGCTAATTTGGGCAATCCTCAGCAGCAAGTTCCAGTCATTCACGTAGCGGGGACAAACGGCAAAGGATCTGTCTGCGCTTACCTGTCTGCCGTACTTAAAGAAGCAGGTTACCGAGTTGGGCGCTATACTTCTCCTCATTTGGTAGATTGGACGGAACGCATTTGTCTAGACGAACAACCGATCGCACCAGAAACCCTACAGCAAATATTGCTACAAGTCCAGCAAGCAATTCCGCCAGACGAGGAAACCCCAACTCAATTTGAAATTATTACTGCTGCGGCTTGGTTGTACTTTGCCCAAGTTCAGGTAGATATCGCAGTCATAGAAGTTGGTTTAGGGGGAAGATTAGATGCTACCAACGTTTGCGATCGCCCCTTAGTCACGGTGATTACTTCCATCAGTCGCGAACACTGGCAGCAGCTAGGACCAACCGTAGCAGATATTGCCCGAGAAAAAGCAGGAATTCTCAAGCCCAACTGTCCCGCAGTCATCGGACAATTACCCCCAGAAGCAGAAACCGTCGTGCGATCGCGGATCGAAGAACTTGGATGTCCCGCTGTCTTTCCCCTACCCTCGCGTCAAATTGAACCAGGTTGGGCAGAATTTCGGAATTCGGAATTCGGAATTCGGAATTCGGAATTGAAGATGCACCAACAACCAACAACCAACGACATCAAATATCCTCTACCTCTGTTAGGAGACATCCAGTTGATGAATTCCGCTTTGGCAATTGCAGCTTTACGAATTTTGCAGCAACAAGGGTGGAAAATTTCGGCTGAGGCGATCGCAAATGGGATGGGAAAAGCAAAATGGTTGGGGCGTTTGCAATGGACGACTTGGCAAGGACGTAAACTCTTGATTGATGGGGCGCACAATCCAGCAGCGGCGCAAGCTTTACGTCAATATGTCGATACCCTCGAACAGCCTGTTTGTTGGGTGATGGGGATGCTATCTACCAAAGACCACGCAGATATTTTACGCGCCCTATTGCGCCCCAAGGATGAGTTACATCTCGTCCCTGTTCCAGATCATAGTACTGCCGATCCTGAGACACTAGCAAAGCTAGCCCGTGAATGTCCCCAACTAGCTACGTGTCACACCTACTCAGATCTCTTCGCTGGATTAGAAGCCGCGACAAAATCATCAAATTTAATGATTCTCTGTGGTTCGTTGTATTTGGTTGGATATTTTTTACGCATTGCTGGGTAG
- the hrcA gene encoding heat-inducible transcriptional repressor HrcA, which produces MQVQLNDRQQHILWATVRHYIATAEPVGSKALLEEYNLGVSSATIRNAMGVLEKAGLLYQPHTSAGRIPSDSGYRIYVDRLITPSDVWGRQVEQLLQEQLKWEDWSLEALLRGAAQILAKVSGCITLITMPSANMARLRHIQLIQIESGRIMLIVVTDTYETQSVLLDLPTSEAETVLESEPEVIERELQILSNFLNSQLRGRSLYELASLDWNQLDREFQQYGDRLKTVFADICRRTQPLPASTQIAIRGVSEVLRQPEFAELQQVQTILHLLEEEQQQLLPFIFEEPELDSNSRRRVTIRIGSENTLEPIRGCTLISSTYRRGTVPVGSVGVLGPTRLDYETAIAIVEAAADYLSDALSN; this is translated from the coding sequence ATGCAAGTGCAGCTAAACGATCGCCAACAGCATATACTTTGGGCAACGGTACGACATTACATCGCCACTGCCGAACCCGTGGGTTCCAAAGCTTTATTGGAAGAATATAACCTCGGCGTGAGTTCTGCAACCATTCGTAACGCGATGGGAGTGCTAGAAAAAGCTGGTTTACTTTATCAACCTCACACCTCGGCGGGAAGAATTCCATCTGACTCTGGCTATCGAATTTATGTCGATCGCCTCATAACTCCTTCCGATGTCTGGGGACGACAGGTAGAACAGCTACTCCAAGAGCAATTAAAGTGGGAAGATTGGAGCTTGGAAGCTTTATTAAGAGGCGCAGCGCAGATTTTAGCCAAGGTGAGTGGGTGCATTACTTTAATTACCATGCCTAGCGCTAATATGGCACGGTTACGCCACATTCAACTGATTCAAATTGAGTCAGGGCGGATAATGTTGATTGTGGTAACCGATACTTATGAAACCCAATCAGTCTTGTTAGATTTGCCGACTTCAGAAGCGGAAACAGTCTTAGAATCAGAACCAGAAGTTATAGAAAGAGAGCTACAAATACTCTCCAACTTCCTCAATAGCCAACTGCGCGGGCGATCGCTGTATGAATTAGCATCACTTGACTGGAATCAATTAGACCGCGAATTTCAACAATATGGCGATCGCTTAAAAACTGTATTTGCGGATATTTGTCGGCGAACTCAGCCACTCCCGGCTAGCACGCAAATTGCCATCCGAGGCGTATCCGAAGTTTTGCGTCAGCCTGAATTTGCCGAGTTACAGCAAGTTCAAACGATTCTACATCTATTAGAAGAAGAACAGCAGCAGCTACTACCTTTTATTTTTGAAGAACCGGAATTAGATTCTAACTCCAGGCGGCGAGTCACAATTCGCATCGGATCAGAAAATACGCTCGAACCTATTCGTGGTTGTACCCTAATTTCATCCACCTATCGCCGCGGTACAGTTCCCGTTGGTAGTGTAGGAGTCTTAGGACCAACTCGTTTAGATTACGAAACTGCGATCGCCATAGTCGAAGCTGCTGCTGATTATCTATCTGATGCATTAAGCAACTAG
- a CDS encoding rhodanese-like domain-containing protein produces the protein MNPFSQISVEELAQMLSSDAREQLQLIDVREPDEVAIARIDGFEVLPLSQFADWADSIPARFDPQAETVVMCHHGIRSAQMCQWLSRQGFTNLRNLAGGIDAYSTAIDPSVPRY, from the coding sequence ATGAATCCTTTTAGCCAAATTAGTGTAGAAGAACTGGCTCAGATGTTAAGTTCTGATGCTAGAGAGCAACTGCAATTGATCGACGTGCGCGAACCGGATGAAGTCGCGATCGCTCGTATTGATGGGTTTGAAGTTCTGCCCTTGAGTCAATTTGCTGATTGGGCTGATTCTATCCCCGCACGCTTCGATCCTCAAGCAGAAACCGTAGTTATGTGCCACCACGGTATTCGTTCGGCTCAAATGTGCCAGTGGTTGAGCCGTCAAGGTTTTACAAATCTTAGAAATTTAGCAGGGGGAATTGATGCTTACTCCACTGCGATCGATCCATCTGTTCCTAGATACTAG
- a CDS encoding DUF3352 domain-containing protein: MKRSLFFSAIATVVVVLLLIGVGGFYWINSQSPLSLLRGGTTNTPEAAIFVPKQAPAMVSLLVNPEKLESLRQLAARPSDRRQSRQELERFKSSLLASSSLDYRQDIQPWLGEEVTLALTSPDIDRDATNGNQPGYLMVLTSRNPAKSREFLQLLFSQRAIAGRDLVSETYQGVNIFSDRDRVNAGAHSRAPLQERISLVGAAVGDRFILFANHPKVLREAINNVQAPDLSLNDSAQYQHALSLLPTERIGIIFLNLPQVTTLLGKEPQEQIYDSQIIGLKLNPQGIVAEISIAAANQIELAPTGKMLSEPVQALQYLPTTTNLAIAGLDLSYLQNTNLNQLWRQITTVLSGSSNDAISRLIAQPLAKLQDSWGINISQDIFSWVQGEYALGMLPQKDASTSADWIFVAEKSEGTDLAIERFNAIAENRGLSITPLFSGEQKIYAWTQLNTVPSSPSELGDRSLLTLKAKVQGVYTTIDKYEIFTSSVAAMDAALKAAETDSLLKSSQFQSAIKAIPQPNQGYLYLDLPRSREILERQLPLVKLLEVAAKPFFDKTQSITVSSYGDRTDVLQGSIVLRLGSN; this comes from the coding sequence ATGAAGCGAAGCTTATTTTTTTCTGCCATAGCAACTGTTGTGGTGGTGCTGCTACTAATTGGCGTTGGCGGTTTTTATTGGATTAATAGCCAAAGTCCTCTCAGCTTACTACGAGGTGGTACGACAAATACACCAGAAGCAGCGATATTTGTGCCTAAGCAAGCACCTGCAATGGTATCTTTGCTAGTCAATCCAGAAAAACTAGAGTCTTTGCGGCAGTTGGCAGCGCGTCCGAGCGATCGCAGGCAGTCGCGTCAGGAACTAGAACGCTTTAAGTCTAGTTTACTAGCTAGTAGCAGTCTCGACTATCGCCAAGATATTCAACCTTGGTTGGGGGAAGAAGTTACTTTGGCTTTGACGAGTCCAGATATCGATCGCGATGCGACAAATGGCAATCAGCCAGGATATTTAATGGTATTAACTAGCAGAAATCCAGCTAAAAGTAGAGAATTTTTACAATTATTATTTTCCCAACGAGCGATCGCGGGTAGAGATTTAGTTTCAGAAACTTATCAAGGTGTTAATATTTTCTCCGATCGCGATCGGGTAAATGCAGGGGCGCACAGCCGTGCGCCCCTACAAGAACGAATCTCTCTTGTCGGCGCAGCAGTGGGCGATCGCTTTATTTTATTTGCCAATCATCCTAAAGTATTGCGAGAAGCAATTAATAACGTCCAAGCACCCGATCTGAGTTTGAATGATTCTGCTCAATATCAACACGCATTAAGTTTATTACCGACTGAGCGAATTGGCATAATTTTCCTCAATTTGCCTCAAGTGACAACTTTGTTGGGGAAAGAACCGCAAGAGCAAATTTATGATAGTCAAATTATTGGCTTAAAATTAAATCCACAAGGAATTGTCGCAGAAATTTCAATTGCTGCTGCTAATCAGATAGAACTCGCTCCCACTGGCAAGATGCTATCTGAACCCGTGCAAGCATTACAATATTTACCTACTACAACCAATTTAGCGATCGCGGGTTTAGATTTAAGCTATTTACAAAATACCAACTTAAATCAGTTGTGGAGACAAATTACAACTGTCTTATCTGGTTCTAGTAATGATGCAATTTCGCGCTTAATCGCTCAACCTTTAGCTAAATTACAAGATAGCTGGGGTATAAATATCTCGCAAGATATTTTTAGCTGGGTGCAAGGGGAATATGCTTTAGGAATGCTACCCCAAAAAGATGCTAGTACGAGTGCTGATTGGATTTTTGTTGCCGAGAAGTCTGAAGGAACAGATTTAGCGATCGAGCGCTTTAATGCAATTGCTGAAAATAGAGGTTTAAGTATTACACCTCTATTTTCTGGAGAGCAAAAAATCTATGCTTGGACGCAGTTAAATACAGTTCCATCTAGTCCATCCGAGTTAGGCGATCGCTCGTTACTCACTCTTAAAGCTAAAGTTCAAGGTGTTTATACTACCATAGATAAATACGAAATTTTCACGTCTTCAGTTGCAGCAATGGATGCAGCTTTAAAAGCAGCAGAAACCGATTCTTTATTGAAGAGTTCTCAGTTCCAATCTGCCATAAAAGCTATTCCTCAGCCGAATCAGGGTTATCTATATTTGGATTTACCTAGAAGTCGAGAAATTTTAGAACGTCAATTACCTTTAGTCAAACTATTAGAAGTGGCAGCAAAACCATTTTTTGACAAAACACAATCGATTACTGTAAGTAGTTATGGCGATCGCACCGACGTGCTTCAGGGTAGTATTGTTTTGCGCTTAGGCTCGAATTAA
- a CDS encoding Uma2 family endonuclease, with protein MVASPQLQWMSPQEYLEWEPMQQLRHEYIEGEVFAMTGGTKPHNRIAGNLYTALDSHLAQSSCEVYISDVKVQVTTANSYCYPDVIVTYDLRDRESNSIVQHPCLIVEVLSPSTEAYDRGGKFARYRQLETLQEYVLIDSEQIGVECFRRNEQGLWVLYPYATEDTITLTSVGLSLPVTALYRQVKFDAKEGEN; from the coding sequence ATGGTTGCTAGTCCACAATTACAATGGATGTCGCCGCAAGAGTATTTAGAATGGGAACCCATGCAACAACTACGCCACGAGTATATCGAGGGTGAAGTTTTTGCCATGACTGGGGGAACAAAACCCCATAATCGTATTGCTGGAAATCTTTATACTGCTTTAGATAGCCATCTGGCTCAAAGCAGTTGCGAAGTGTACATTTCAGATGTGAAAGTACAAGTTACTACTGCTAATAGTTATTGTTATCCCGATGTTATCGTTACCTACGATCTGAGAGATCGGGAATCTAATTCAATCGTTCAACATCCTTGCCTAATTGTCGAAGTTCTTTCCCCTTCTACAGAAGCATACGATCGCGGTGGTAAGTTTGCTCGATATCGTCAGTTGGAAACTTTGCAGGAATATGTTTTAATCGATTCCGAACAAATTGGTGTAGAGTGTTTTCGGCGCAACGAACAAGGTTTGTGGGTGCTTTATCCTTACGCGACAGAAGATACGATAACTTTGACAAGTGTAGGGTTATCTTTACCTGTAACTGCACTTTATCGCCAAGTCAAATTTGATGCTAAGGAAGGAGAAAATTAA
- a CDS encoding DUF2358 domain-containing protein produces MDIIQILRQDYQRFPDNQTYSIYASDVFFQDPLNRFRGVERYKQMINFINTWFIAVKMDLHDIRQEGDTIKTEWTLSWNTPLPWKPRIAIPGWSELHLNPQGLIDSHIDYWNCSRLDVVKQHFGNR; encoded by the coding sequence ATGGATATTATTCAAATCCTCCGGCAAGATTACCAAAGATTCCCAGACAACCAGACATATAGCATCTATGCTTCAGATGTCTTTTTTCAAGATCCCCTCAACCGTTTTCGTGGTGTCGAGCGATACAAACAGATGATTAATTTCATCAACACCTGGTTTATTGCAGTCAAGATGGATTTACATGATATTCGCCAAGAAGGGGATACCATCAAGACAGAGTGGACGCTGAGTTGGAATACTCCCCTCCCCTGGAAACCCCGCATTGCTATTCCTGGCTGGAGTGAGTTACACCTCAATCCCCAAGGATTAATTGATTCCCATATCGATTACTGGAACTGTTCGCGATTAGATGTGGTAAAACAGCATTTTGGTAATAGGTAA
- a CDS encoding HEAT repeat domain-containing protein codes for MKKSRKLQLIILWLPISSFCFCFNFLSIDIVRAEACSDREINSYITKLGNTNEWIFTVAALKKCGDRAVKALSQELQQKDENIRINAVAALGSLGAAAHSAIPTLSVTALADKSPVVRSSAAYALGSMGVAAESAVPALTVALQDEDRSVRSMVVSAIGSMGAAAESAVPALSQTLRDPDRTVRSNAIYAWAKIATGWQQKAATLSHLQLERDIRELETALKIIETSQELFPEAEVALLRQSSQILKSHRYPNWSENGLKLLSQYRWLPIGIVYIATLTLFWSLLLWQRPLWILGINNALQRYSSIGLPGFSGRMKLPINWLVLVGFFHYHPRVLNAWFATQTLDPQTQQALAQSNSASKPTDVPLLEADSVQKYAKAIAWECIKQTFQPAAVKREQLLSEIGAIAGYDTAKIYLEHLEQNLGLLQAIGKAQDKVRFTHDLLAEYLASQYLVELCCDNENNWRKFLARVDTVPDCVAMKRFLLSVRDCCMALQATVKVPSFVTEELSQRAGIAQKSPSQIQAV; via the coding sequence ATGAAGAAAAGCCGCAAGTTGCAATTAATAATTCTGTGGTTACCTATATCTAGTTTTTGCTTCTGTTTCAATTTCCTTTCAATCGATATAGTAAGAGCAGAAGCATGTTCCGATCGGGAAATTAATTCTTATATAACAAAACTAGGCAACACTAACGAATGGATATTTACTGTAGCAGCGCTGAAAAAGTGTGGCGATCGCGCAGTAAAAGCATTGAGTCAAGAATTACAACAAAAGGACGAAAACATTAGAATTAATGCGGTTGCCGCTTTGGGAAGTCTGGGAGCAGCGGCGCACTCCGCAATTCCGACTTTGAGCGTTACAGCTTTAGCAGATAAAAGTCCCGTAGTACGTTCTAGTGCAGCATACGCGCTTGGTAGTATGGGAGTAGCAGCAGAAAGTGCCGTCCCCGCGCTCACAGTCGCACTACAAGATGAAGATAGATCGGTGCGATCGATGGTCGTATCTGCAATTGGTAGCATGGGAGCAGCAGCAGAAAGTGCCGTTCCCGCACTGAGCCAGACGCTCCGCGATCCCGATCGCACCGTGCGATCGAACGCTATCTATGCTTGGGCTAAAATTGCAACTGGCTGGCAGCAAAAAGCCGCAACGCTTTCCCATCTCCAATTAGAACGAGACATTCGAGAATTGGAAACGGCGCTGAAAATTATTGAAACCAGTCAAGAGTTATTTCCAGAAGCAGAGGTAGCGCTCTTACGTCAGTCATCGCAAATACTCAAATCGCATCGATACCCCAATTGGAGCGAGAACGGACTGAAATTGCTTTCACAGTATCGATGGCTACCCATTGGCATAGTATATATCGCTACGCTGACATTATTTTGGTCGCTACTCCTCTGGCAGCGTCCGCTGTGGATTTTAGGTATCAACAATGCATTACAACGATACTCTAGCATTGGGTTACCTGGTTTTTCCGGCAGAATGAAATTGCCAATTAACTGGTTAGTTTTAGTTGGTTTTTTCCACTATCATCCCAGAGTGCTGAATGCTTGGTTTGCTACCCAAACGCTCGATCCTCAGACACAGCAGGCACTCGCTCAATCTAATTCTGCAAGCAAACCTACTGATGTGCCGTTGTTAGAAGCAGACAGCGTGCAAAAATATGCCAAAGCGATCGCCTGGGAATGTATCAAGCAGACATTTCAGCCAGCCGCAGTCAAACGCGAACAATTACTCAGTGAGATTGGGGCGATCGCGGGATACGATACCGCTAAAATTTACCTAGAACATTTAGAACAGAATCTCGGTTTGCTGCAAGCGATCGGTAAGGCACAAGATAAAGTGCGCTTTACTCACGATCTGTTAGCAGAATATCTAGCTAGCCAATATCTCGTAGAATTATGCTGCGACAATGAAAACAACTGGCGCAAGTTCTTGGCGCGAGTAGACACCGTTCCCGATTGCGTGGCGATGAAGAGATTTTTATTATCTGTACGAGACTGCTGCATGGCTTTACAAGCAACAGTAAAAGTTCCTAGCTTTGTGACTGAAGAACTGAGTCAACGTGCTGGCATCGCTCAAAAATCACCGTCACAGATCCAGGCTGTATGA